From the Trueperaceae bacterium genome, the window CTCGGGGAACGACCGGCAGATGCTCCTGACCAGCGTTTCGGCTGATGCCATGGTTAAGGATAGCGGCGGTGCAAGCCGCAGGCCGTGCGTGGACACCGTCACGCCGCGCCCGAGCAGATCACCAGTGCGGCGAACCGACGTTCGCTTGGCAACCGCCTAGTTCGAATGGCCGGTGCGACTCCTCGCTGGAGACACTAAACGCATGCCGCCATCTTTGCTCATGGACAAGCAGAGGTCCAAGCAGATCGAGTCACGCCCGCGAGTGTGCGATACTTGTATCGCAGGAGGTAGCCCTATGCCGCTCTCCATCCGCCTGGACGCCGATAGCGAGGCCCGGCTGACCGCTCTCGCAGCGAGAACCGGTCGCTCCAAGACGTACTACGTGCGCGAAGCTATCCGTGCGCATCTCGATGAACTCGAGGAGATCTATTGGGCCGAGGAGGCCGTCAAGGAATGGATAGCTCAAGGACGGCCCAGCAGGCCAGCGGCAGAGTTCTGGGCCGAACTTAAGCTCGACGAATGATCCGCTGGAGGCTGGTCACGACACCGGCCTTCGAACGCTCCGCCCAGAGGCTCAGCCCCGACGTTCAACGCCGAGTACGCGACTACCTGAACGATTTGTGCCGCCTAGAGGATCCTCGTGTTCGCGGCAAGCCCCTCCGTGGCAACGAGTCAGGTCTATGGAGGTACCGCATCGGCGACTACCGGGTCATCACGTCCATCGAGGATGAACGGCTAGTCATCGTGGCAATCAAGCTGGGGCATCGCTCGCAGACGCACCGGAAGTAACGTTTCGCAAGATCAAGTGGCAGACCGCCACGGTCTGAGCAACGTTTCACCGGCCTGTTTACCTTCCAGCCTAGCCGCGACCACCCGCCCGCCCGATGGCCTCGAACTCCTCCTGGCTCAGCTCGATGCCCGCCGCAGCCACGTTCTCCACGAGGTGCGCCCGCTTGGACGTGCCGGGGATGGGCAGCACGACGGGGCTGCGCTTGAGCAGCCACGCGATGGCGACCTGCGCGGGGGTCGCGTGGTGGCGCCGAGCGGCCGCGGCTAGTGGGGAGTCGTCGTTCGTCGGCCCGCCGCCCTCGATGGGGCGCCACGGGATGAAGGCGATGCCGTGCGCCTCGCAGTGGTCG encodes:
- a CDS encoding type II toxin-antitoxin system RelE/ParE family toxin, with product MIRWRLVTTPAFERSAQRLSPDVQRRVRDYLNDLCRLEDPRVRGKPLRGNESGLWRYRIGDYRVITSIEDERLVIVAIKLGHRSQTHRK
- a CDS encoding ribbon-helix-helix protein, CopG family, which produces MPLSIRLDADSEARLTALAARTGRSKTYYVREAIRAHLDELEEIYWAEEAVKEWIAQGRPSRPAAEFWAELKLDE